Genomic segment of Nostoc commune NIES-4072:
GTTTCAAAGTATTTTTACCACTAATGGCTAATAATTTAGTACTACAAGGTAAAAAGTCAGAAATAGCAAATGATTCGCAAACTGCACAAAACTATTTTAACCAAGCTATAGAATATAATTCCCAACTTAAACTTTCTGTCTCCCAGTTTTACTTAGAGCAAGCTGCTCGTCATTTTAACGACTTCAAACTAGCGAAAAAATATTATGAATTAGCCCTTAAATATAATGATAAAGATATAAGTGCTTATAATAGTTTAGCTGTAGTTTGTTGGCAGCTTGGAGAAGTCGCTTGTGCCTTAAATAATTATCAGCAGATTTTGAAATTAAAGCCTAATGATTGGGAGGGATATTATAGGTTAGGAAGTTTTTATGATCAAGAAGGAAAAGAGGATTTAGCTCAAGAACAATATAAAATGGCAATTAAAATTAATAAGAAAGCAGTGCCCGCACTCAATGATTTATCACGCCTCAGAAATCTCAAAGAAGACTATACCCAGGCTAGTGCATTAGCACTTGAAGGATTGCGCTTGACTGAAGACCCAAAACTACAAGCTGCTTTATATAAAAATTTGGGTTGGGCAAAGTTCATGCAAAATCAGTATAACGAGGCAGAGAAATATTTACAAAAAGCAAGTGATTTAGACAGCAAGAGAATAGATGCTGTCTGCTTGCTGGCTCAGGTGCAAGAGGCTTTAGGTAAAATTGAGGATGCCAGACTTTCATGGGAAATCTGTATGCTTGCTAGGACTACTCAGCAAGATGTTTTCAAGTGGAGACAGGAATTACTAGACCGCCTCACCAAAAACGGGAGCAACGCGATTTTGTGAGGTGCTAAAATCTGGGACGTATATAGCTTGTTTCAGGATGCGATCGCAACTAAAAAACCAGATTTTGTTGAGAATATAGGGGTGTAATTGAGAACTAAACCCCGATCTCACTTTTTCGCGTTGCTCCCCCAAAAACTCAAAAATCTCTCCATAGAGTGCATTGTGTGAAAGTTATAGACTCTAGCTATTTGTTTAGCTATCAAACTTATGTATGCTATTAACAGGCAAGTAAATAGATAAAAGCTTTTAATGCAGTTTTTACTCAACCATAGGAAGAAAAAAATTTCCAAGTTTCAAGTTGCAGCACTTGTATCGATATTACCATCAATACTATTTTTATCAGATATTAGTAGCGCAGGAAGTCGGACTGAATCAGTAGCAGTAGTAAACAGCGGATGTCGCAACTTTATAGGTAGAGTCTCTAGCTCAGGCGATCTCTATTTGCCAAGTGGAAGCCGATTGTGCCAAGGAGATAGGATTAATCCAGCTAAGGGAGCTACAGTCAAGGTTTTGTGCTATTTAAATGGAAATTTTGTATACCTGAAGCATAGTACCGTGTTCAAGGAGCCAGATACGTGTACAGTGCCGCAAGAGATAACAGAGCTATGTACCGGATTAAATCCGAGTAATTGCTATAACCCTAAGGGTGCAGGTGAGGAAAAAGAAGCACCAACCCTAATAAGCCCTTATGGGAGTTCAATGTTAAGTACGCGGCCTCTAATATCTTGGAGTGCTGTCTCGAACGCTACTAATTATACAGTAATTGTAAAGGGTTACGAATTTTATTGGGAAGCAACAGTAGATCAGAAAACGACTACACTGGCATACCCGAAAGAGCAAATAGAATTGCAACTTGGTAACACCTACAAAATTACTGTCATTGCCAACCTGAGAGGTTCTTTGATTAGTTCGGAGCCTTTAGTAATCAGTATTTTGCCAGAAAAAGACCAAAAAGAAATTGCATATAAGGTAAAGCAGATCAATGAATTAAACTTGCCTCCAGACGAAGCTGCTTTTTTAGATTTAGATGCTGTATTTATGTCCAAAAGCCTTTTGAATGAATCGATTGAGACGCTGAAAACACGAGTGGCAGCAGGAAGTCAAAACCCCACTCTTTACCGAGTACTGGCAGATAGATATCTAGAAGCATGGTTGCCAAATGAAGCGCTTCGCAATTATCAGGTGGCAAATGAATTGGCGAAACGCACTAGGAATTCAGATGAATTAGCTAGAGTGCAACAAAGACTAAAGTTGGTAGAATGGCACAATAGGTAAAAGTTGGCAACGATAGCAACCAGATGTTGGCATTGCCGATTGCCAATGCCAATATATAATTGTTAAAATTATCGACAGCTTATGGTTGTGATTGCACAAAATTTCACAGCCATCCACCAACGAGCAAGAACGAAGCCCAAAAATAAGGATGGCTGTACTTAGAATTTGACATTAAATTTAATTGTGCAAGACGTAATGCCTCTGCTTTAGGAGTCCCGGACTTCAAGTTCCTGTAAAACTCTTCCATAAGTAAAGCAGTGGAGTCAGCATCTACCTTCCATAAAGTTGCCACTGTACTTCTGGCACCTGCTTGTGCTGCCACACCTGCAATCCCCAATGCTGACCTCTTATTTCCCTTAGCGGTTTGACAGGCACTTAAAACTAATAGTTCAATTCCATCTTCATTGGTTTGAGCGTTTAATTTTAGCAAGTTATCAAACTCTAGTACAGTAATTGGTTTGTTCCAAGTAAAAAACATTGTTCTTTGGGCGTCAGAACTAAATTGAGCATGAGTAGTTAGATGAAGAATGGAAAAATGATTTGTGCTTAACTGTTGCTCAAGCGCCTGGCTAGTAAATTTTTCATTCAATAAGACTGTTGAAGAAGTAGTTTGTTTTTTAACATCTTCTACCTCCTGTTTCACTCTTAGCAATGCTTTTAAGCCTTCGGGAGCATTTAGAGCGTTAAAGCTAGGACTAAATTTAGAGAGTCCAGCAATTAAGGCTCTTAACTGTTCTTTGGGTAAAAATTTAGGTGGTCTAATCCTAGAACCTAAAGTTTGAGCAATGCTGTAACGATTGAGTAAATAATCTTTGCCGTCATGAAGCAAACCTATTGGTAAGCTTTGGAAAGATGTATCTAAAGTAAGCACTAACGTCCCTGATGGAGGTAAGTATGTCTTGACGGGTGCAATTAACAAGTCATAAAGTGATTGAGAAGGCGAAATAATCAAATTCTTATTAATAGAAGCTAGTCTAGAAGATTGTAAGATTTCTAATAGATTATCGACGCTAGTTTTAACTAGCTTGGAGTCAACAGAATGGTGGTGAAAGGAGCCATCAGAGGACTGGACAATTACTTCTACGCTGTTATCTAAATCAATAATGTGAACTACTGTTGGAGGGTTGGACAAGTTTTTAACTTCATTTAAAGGGATGATGTCAAGTTTGCCACATTGAAGAAAATTTTCTAATTGAGCGATTTGCAGCCGTTCGTTTGTCTGAATTACTCGTTTTAAATTAGGGTTAGGAGATGCCAAGAGCAATCGCATATACTCCCGATATACAGGCTCCACTTTTTCTTGGAAGGAGAATTGTAAATCTGCATTGCTTGGCAAAAGATCATCACGCACTTTAATTATATTATCAATTGCTGCACTGTAAGCCTGAAGGGCTGTATCGTATTTTCCTTGTTTTTTGTACAAATCCCCTAACTGCTGCTGCCATTGATAAGCAAGATCCGATGATTGACTTAACTGAGCTTGGCTCAAAGCTGCCTGAAAATATGCAAGTGATTGCTCTGGTTTTAACTTGCCTAGAGTGCCAAAGCTATCTGACTTTAATCGCGGGTTATTCAATCCTTTAGCTGTCTGCAAGGCCTCTTCAGCATATTCGATAGCTAGTGAATGTAATTGTTTGCTTGGAATCTTATTTAAACTTTTAGCAAAATTTAGTTTGGCATAAATAGAATTACTAGCTGGTAGCTGAGAAAATACCGAAAAATTGTTTATAATTAGAGTCGCTGCTGGCTGAATCTGATGAGTAATTTTAGGACGAATATTCTTTAACTGTATATTGCCTGAATTGGACTTTGCTGCTAACCAATTATCAAAATCTAATAGTAAGCTCAGACGGGATAATTGAGCTTGTAGTTTGACTGCGATTGGAGCATTTGGGATATTACTCACCTGTTGATAAATATCAAGGGAGTTAAGTGAATGCTCCTGAATTATATTAACAATTTCTTTTTGAAAAACGGGTTCTTCTGTCTGAAAAAATCTATTTTGCGCTTGCTTGTAAATAGATTGCTCAACTTTCCCTAAAGATAGTAAAATTCCGCTAATATCAGCCGAAGGTGTTTGCTTGGTAAGTGAGAGCGTTTCTTTTAAAACTATTTTTGATTCATCTAGCTTACCTATTTGGCGTAAGGCTTCTCCTAAATGACGCCATCCCAATAAGTAAACTGGTATTGGTTTTTGCTTCGTAATCGCTGTATAAAGTAGTTGTTTTATAGATTCAGTCGGTTGTGCCGGAGCAATAGTACAAATCCCAGCATTTTTATTTAACTTTAAGTCTTCAACAAGCGTATGACATGTACGAAGATTCGCACCTAAAGCTTGTAAGGCAATACTCTCATCAATTAAGCTTCCACTAATCTCCTCTTGATTATCTAATTGACGGTAAATGCTCGTAGCTTTTTTCCAAATTTCTAAAGCTTTAATTGCCTGACCGAGATTTAATTGCTTATAACCTTCCTGGGTCAATACTTGCGCTTGATTGTGTTGTTGTGCTTTTTTGTTTGAAGTTTGAGCGGGGGTAATAGAAGGTTGGCTTACAACTATTGACAAAGCTAGAATTCCTAACAACGAGTACTTGAACCAGTATTGGAACTTAATCATTTCTCTGTACTGTTTTTATGGTTGGTGATACTTCTGATGTATAAGATTCCTGACGACATTTTGAGGCAGACAATGCCGAAGCAACGGGGGTGGCTGTATTAGGGTCTGCTATCAGGGCAATTCTTCCATTAGAGTCTATTGTCCAGGTGTTAGCTTCTACGATTTCTAGGGTTTGTTCAACTACTGATGCCTTATGTTCTTCCGAAATGTTTTTATCAACTAGAACAGAGTTATTCTGCCGTTCATAAATGTTCTCTGGCATTTCGTCAGAGCTAGGTGGAAAACCGCCTCTGCTACTGATTACTAATTCACTTGCCGCTACACCTGATTGCCCCTGGCAGTTGGAGTCTATTTCAGGAGTTTCCTGAACGACTTCTGGTGCTGCTTTAATGCCCCTGGAATTAATAGCAAGTCCATTGATCTGAACTGTGCCATTGATTCCAAACTCAGAGCTGGCTTCAACTCGGCTATTCTCAGAGAAAAGGAACCCATCACGAACATTTATCCTGATATTTCCACCGCGTCCTCCAAAAGCGTTGGCTGTGATAGTGCTATTTCCCAAGGAAAACAGTGTATTTGTATTAATTGTCACATTGCCGCCAATCCCAGCACCGACTAAGGGAAGGTTGTAGGGAAAGTCGATACCTAAAAGACGATAAGCCGCCTCAGGATTACTGGCACTAGCACTGATAATGCTGTCAAATAATTGCACATCGTTTGTGTGTATAAAAATATTTCCTCCGTCTGCCAATGCGGTTGCAGCACTAATGGAAGAATTATTCTTTAGAGAAACTATATTTGCATCAATATCTATGTTCCCCGCTGAACCAGTGCCTAAATTACTTACGGTAATTGAACCTTTAGATAGGGATAATCGTTCAGTTTTTATTTTTATGCTCCTAGCTGCTCCACTTACCTCTGAAGATAGTCCTAAAACTTGTTGTATTAATAGAGGAGGGGATACT
This window contains:
- a CDS encoding CHAT domain-containing protein, whose amino-acid sequence is MSIVVSQPSITPAQTSNKKAQQHNQAQVLTQEGYKQLNLGQAIKALEIWKKATSIYRQLDNQEEISGSLIDESIALQALGANLRTCHTLVEDLKLNKNAGICTIAPAQPTESIKQLLYTAITKQKPIPVYLLGWRHLGEALRQIGKLDESKIVLKETLSLTKQTPSADISGILLSLGKVEQSIYKQAQNRFFQTEEPVFQKEIVNIIQEHSLNSLDIYQQVSNIPNAPIAVKLQAQLSRLSLLLDFDNWLAAKSNSGNIQLKNIRPKITHQIQPAATLIINNFSVFSQLPASNSIYAKLNFAKSLNKIPSKQLHSLAIEYAEEALQTAKGLNNPRLKSDSFGTLGKLKPEQSLAYFQAALSQAQLSQSSDLAYQWQQQLGDLYKKQGKYDTALQAYSAAIDNIIKVRDDLLPSNADLQFSFQEKVEPVYREYMRLLLASPNPNLKRVIQTNERLQIAQLENFLQCGKLDIIPLNEVKNLSNPPTVVHIIDLDNSVEVIVQSSDGSFHHHSVDSKLVKTSVDNLLEILQSSRLASINKNLIISPSQSLYDLLIAPVKTYLPPSGTLVLTLDTSFQSLPIGLLHDGKDYLLNRYSIAQTLGSRIRPPKFLPKEQLRALIAGLSKFSPSFNALNAPEGLKALLRVKQEVEDVKKQTTSSTVLLNEKFTSQALEQQLSTNHFSILHLTTHAQFSSDAQRTMFFTWNKPITVLEFDNLLKLNAQTNEDGIELLVLSACQTAKGNKRSALGIAGVAAQAGARSTVATLWKVDADSTALLMEEFYRNLKSGTPKAEALRLAQLNLMSNSKYSHPYFWASFLLVGGWL